A single window of Vibrio sp. HB236076 DNA harbors:
- a CDS encoding EAL and HDOD domain-containing protein: MSLIKLDNTNQAAFSYAARQPIVNKSHQLVAFELLYRNGEDNVFPNVAPDVATQNLYVEQLLLGQGRILDSHLGFVNFDIETLKKRMPLDFPPNQYVIEIVETCHPNAELLDIVRELKASGLKIALDDFIPDPLWQEFYQLVDYIKLDIRALSLAQCQEVISALSHYNIVFLAEKVENHDEFEQCLRMGFELFQGYYFQKPEMIKHRKVIHSVNSSLRLCQAVAQCDLDIDLIESIISSDATLSFKLLNFVNSSAAVSSKIRSFRQAIIYLGAERLRKFSSYTAIASLGEHKPPVLLKYSLYRAKLFQCLLSKDSDEAQMGYLCGLLSLMDAILDNEMSTILKPLQIDEEVSRALIEKRGRLGLLLRLIEAREHNFWSQAAQLAHHLNLTEQQIIECDIEASLWLDELFSHP, from the coding sequence GTGTCATTAATCAAATTGGATAACACCAATCAAGCCGCGTTTAGTTACGCCGCACGGCAACCTATCGTCAACAAATCTCACCAGCTGGTCGCTTTTGAGCTTTTATACCGCAACGGTGAAGACAATGTCTTTCCCAATGTCGCCCCCGATGTAGCCACTCAAAACCTCTATGTGGAGCAACTGTTACTCGGGCAAGGGCGCATTTTGGATAGCCATCTCGGTTTCGTCAATTTTGACATAGAAACGCTCAAAAAACGCATGCCTCTCGATTTTCCGCCCAATCAATACGTGATTGAGATTGTCGAAACTTGCCACCCCAACGCTGAACTGCTCGATATTGTCCGTGAGCTTAAGGCCTCAGGGCTCAAAATTGCCCTCGATGACTTTATTCCTGACCCGCTGTGGCAAGAGTTTTATCAACTGGTCGATTACATCAAACTCGATATCCGAGCCCTAAGCCTGGCTCAATGCCAAGAAGTGATTAGTGCGCTCTCTCACTACAATATCGTTTTTTTAGCGGAGAAAGTCGAAAACCACGACGAGTTTGAACAATGCCTGCGGATGGGGTTTGAACTGTTTCAAGGTTACTATTTTCAAAAGCCGGAAATGATTAAGCATCGCAAGGTTATCCACAGTGTTAACAGCAGCTTACGCTTATGCCAAGCCGTTGCTCAGTGCGATCTCGACATTGATTTGATCGAATCTATCATCAGCTCAGATGCGACTTTGTCGTTCAAATTGCTTAACTTTGTCAATTCCAGTGCCGCAGTCAGCAGTAAGATTCGCTCATTTCGCCAAGCGATCATTTACTTAGGCGCCGAACGTTTGCGCAAGTTTTCCTCTTACACTGCCATCGCATCGCTTGGCGAACACAAGCCGCCGGTCTTACTCAAGTATTCATTATATCGCGCCAAGCTGTTTCAGTGTTTGCTATCAAAAGACAGTGACGAAGCGCAAATGGGGTATCTGTGTGGTTTATTATCACTGATGGATGCCATTCTCGACAACGAGATGAGCACTATCCTCAAACCGCTGCAGATTGATGAGGAGGTGTCACGAGCCCTGATCGAAAAGCGTGGACGTTTGGGGTTGTTGCTCCGTCTTATCGAAGCCAGAGAGCATAACTTTTGGTCACAGGCCGCCCAGCTGGCCCACCACCTCAACCTCACTGAACAGCAAATTATCGAATGCGATATCGAAGCGTCGCTTTGGCTCGATGAGCTTTTTTCTCATCCCTGA
- a CDS encoding TIGR03643 family protein, whose protein sequence is MRLSPDDLSRIIEMAWEDRTPFEAIDQQFSLTESQVIQVMRRELKPASFRLWRARVSGRRTKHRSLRSEAVNRGYCPSQYKHR, encoded by the coding sequence ATTCGCTTGAGCCCTGACGACCTATCGAGAATTATAGAAATGGCTTGGGAAGATCGCACCCCGTTTGAAGCGATTGATCAACAATTTTCTCTCACAGAATCGCAAGTGATTCAAGTAATGAGACGTGAACTCAAACCGGCCAGTTTTCGCTTATGGCGGGCTCGGGTATCAGGACGACGCACCAAACACCGCTCATTGCGCAGTGAGGCCGTCAACAGAGGCTACTGCCCCAGTCAATACAAACATCGATAA